In one Lycium barbarum isolate Lr01 chromosome 7, ASM1917538v2, whole genome shotgun sequence genomic region, the following are encoded:
- the LOC132603778 gene encoding V-type proton ATPase catalytic subunit A-like, which translates to MPSLFGGPMTTFEDSEKESEYGYVRKVSGPVVVADGMGGAAMYELVRVGHDNLIGEIIRLEGDSATIQVYEETAGLMVNDPVLRTHKPLSVELGPGILGNIFDGIQRPLKTIAKRSGDVYIPRGVSVPALDKDILWEFQPKKEFGEGDVLTGGDLYATVFENSLMEHRVALPPNAMGKITYIAPAGQYSLNDIVLELEFQGVKKEITMLQNWPVRSPRPVAEKVAADTPLLTGQRVLDALFPSVLGGTCAIPGAFGCGKTVISQALSKYSNSDTVVYVGCGERGNEMAEVLMDFPQLTMTLPDGREESVMKRTTLVANTSNMPVAAREASIYTGITLAEYFRDMGYNVSMMADSTSRWAEALREISGRLAEMPADSGYPAYLAARLASFYERAGKVKCLGGPDRTGSVTIVGAVSPPGGDFSDPVTSATLSIVQVFWGLDKKLAQRKHFPSVNWLISYSKYSGALESFYEKFDPEFINIRTKAREVLQREDDLNEIVQLVGKDALAETDKITLETAKLLREDYLAQNAFTPYDKFCPFYKSVWMLRNIIHFYNLANQAVERGAGMDGQKITYTLIKHRLGDLFYRLVSQKFEDPAEGEPALVAKFQKLHDDLIAGFRNLEDETR; encoded by the exons ATGCCGTCCCTATTTGGAGGTCCGATGACTACATTTGAGGATTCCGAAAAGGAAAGCGAGTATGGTTACGTGCGTAAG GTGTCTGGACCAGTGGTGGTTGCTGATGGAATGGGGGGAGCAGCCATGTATGAACTAGTTCGTGTCGGACATGACAATCTCATTGGTGAAATTATTAGGCTCGAAGGAGATTCTGCTACAATTCAGG TTTATGAAGAAACAGCTGGTCTCATGGTGAATGATCCTGTGCTACGTACACACAAG CCCCTGTCAGTAGAGCTGGGTCCTGGAATATTAGGAAACATCTTCGATGGTATTCAG AGGCCTCTGAAGACAATTGCAAAAAGGTCTGGTGATGTCTACATCCCTCGTGGTGTGTCTGTTCCGGCCCTGGACAAGGATATACTATGGGAATTTCAGCCTAAGAAGGAATTCG GTGAGGGAGATGTCCTAACAGGTGGAGATTTGTATGCT ACTGTCTTTGAGAACAGCTTAATGGAACATCGTGTTGCTCTTCCTCCTAATGCCATGGGAAAGATTACTTACATTGCTCCAGCTGGTCAATACTCTCTGAAT GATATTGTTCTTGAGCTCGAGTTTCAAGGCGTTAAAAAGGAAATAACTATGCTTCAG AATTGGCCTGTGCGTTCTCCTAGACCTGTTGCAGAGAAGGTAGCTGCTGATACTCCTCTTCTTACTGGACAG CGTGTTCTCGATGCACTATTCCCCTCAGTGCTTGGTGGTACTTGTGCCATACCTGGTGCATTTGGCTGTGGGAAAACAGTGATTAGTCAAGCTCTTTCCAAG TACTCTAACTCGGACACCGTTGTGTATGTTGGTTGTGGGGAAAGAGGGAATGAAATGGCAGAG GTACTTATGGATTTCCCTCAATTGACAATGACATTGCCTGATGGGCGTGAAGAGTCTGTCATGAAACGTACCACACTTGTCGCTAATACTTCAAACATGCCTGTGGCTGCTCGTGAGGCCTCGATCTATACAG GTATTACTCTAGCAGAATACTTCAGAGACATGGGCTATAATGTCAGCATGATGGCAGATTCGACATCTCGCTGGGCAGAAGCTTTACGTGAAATCTCAGGTCGACTG GCAGAGATGCCTGCAGACAGTGGATATCCTGCTTATTTGGCAGCACGTTTGGCATCTTTCTATGAGCGTGCTGGTAAAGTTAAGTGTCTTGGTGGACCAGACAGAACTGGTAGTGTGACAATTGTTGGTGCTGTTTCTCCTCCAGGAGGAGATTTTTCAGATCCTGTTACATCTGCAACCCTTAGTATTGTTCAG GTCTTCTGGGGTCTGGATAAGAAATTGGCTCAAAGGAAACATTTTCCCTCTGTAAATTGGCTTATTTCCTATTCAAAATACTCAGGG GCACTCGAGTCCTTTTATGAGAAGTTTGATCCTGAATTTATTAACATAAGGACAAAAGCCCGTGAGGTGCTGCAGAGGGAGGATGACCTAAATGAAATTGTTCAG CTTGTCGGAAAGGATGCTTTAGCTGAAACAGATAAGATTACCTTGGAAACTGCAAAGCTTTTAAGGGAGGACTACCTTGCACAAAATGCTTTTACGCC ATATGATAAGTTCTGCCCTTTCTACAAATCTGTTTGGATGTTGCGCAACATTATCCACTTCTATAACTTGGCCAACCAG GCTGTTGAACGAGGAGCTGGTATGGATGGACAGAAAATCACTTACACTCTCATTAAGCACCGTCTAGGAGATTTGTTCTACCGTTTGGT GTCCCAAAAGTTTGAGGATCCAGCTGAAGGAGAGCCTGCTCTGGTGGCCAAGTTTCAGAAACTTCATGATGATTTGATTGCTGGTTTCCGCAACCTTGAGGATGAGACTCGATAA